In a genomic window of Arthrobacter woluwensis:
- a CDS encoding N-acetylneuraminate synthase family protein, with protein sequence MTHDQVPASVTFGSHRIGAGEEIFVIAEAGVNHDGDVAVAHELIDLAADTGANAVKFQTFKPEALVTSSAGTTPYQKKAGFAESQSEMLARLTLPGTAWAELRDHCDERGITFLSTPFDYESALMLAELGVPGLKIGSGELTNTPYLSAIAEFGIPMIVSTGMGTLEEIAAALEATAKAPATVLLHCVSAYPAPLEEANLRAIPALREQFGVEVGWSDHTPGAVTAIAATALGSTLLEKHITTDKTRNGPDHSASLEREEFADYVRSVREAHRALGDGRKRRMPSEEANASLVRRSYHAARDIAQGAVITADDVAILRPEGGLAPSSLVIGETTARNVTAGSALRREDLV encoded by the coding sequence TTGACGCATGATCAGGTTCCCGCCTCCGTCACTTTCGGCAGCCACCGCATCGGCGCGGGCGAAGAGATCTTCGTGATCGCCGAGGCCGGCGTCAACCACGACGGCGACGTCGCCGTCGCCCATGAGCTCATCGATCTCGCGGCGGACACGGGGGCCAACGCGGTCAAGTTCCAGACCTTCAAGCCGGAGGCGCTGGTCACGAGCTCTGCGGGGACCACGCCGTATCAGAAGAAGGCCGGATTCGCGGAGTCGCAGTCGGAGATGCTGGCGCGTCTCACCCTGCCGGGCACCGCGTGGGCTGAGCTCCGTGATCACTGTGACGAGAGGGGCATCACCTTCCTCTCCACGCCGTTCGACTACGAGAGCGCCCTGATGCTCGCCGAGCTCGGTGTGCCGGGCCTGAAGATCGGCTCGGGTGAACTCACCAACACCCCGTACCTCTCGGCCATCGCCGAATTCGGGATCCCGATGATCGTGTCCACCGGCATGGGCACCCTTGAGGAGATCGCGGCGGCGCTCGAAGCGACCGCCAAGGCGCCCGCGACGGTGCTGCTGCACTGCGTCTCCGCCTACCCGGCGCCGCTGGAGGAAGCGAATCTCCGGGCGATCCCCGCGCTGCGTGAGCAGTTCGGGGTGGAGGTCGGCTGGTCCGACCACACCCCCGGTGCCGTCACGGCCATCGCCGCGACCGCGCTGGGCTCCACCCTGCTGGAGAAGCACATCACCACCGACAAGACCCGGAACGGCCCGGACCACTCGGCCTCCCTGGAGCGCGAGGAGTTCGCCGACTACGTCCGCTCCGTCCGTGAGGCGCACCGTGCGCTGGGTGACGGCCGGAAGCGCCGGATGCCGAGCGAGGAGGCGAACGCGTCGCTCGTCCGCCGTTCGTACCATGCCGCGCGGGACATCGCGCAGGGGGCTGTGATCACGGCCGACGACGTCGCGATCCTCCGGCCGGAAGGCGGCCTCGCGCCGTCGTCGCTGGTGATCGGCGAGACCACCGCGCGCAATGTCACGGCGGGCTCCGCGCTCCGTCGTGAAGACCTCGTCTGA
- a CDS encoding acetyltransferase has protein sequence MAAVSDSGLPVEPVAGSPEAEAFRNLDGTLPRWFTADDEGVDFAVAEGLAITIGIGANGVRRRIADRLLADPRLSALAPALVARSATVDVTAELGAYTQVAEHAHVGPLSQVGTAVIVNTAAVVEHDCFVGAGTHLAPGSVLLGAVRVGSGAFLGSGSRVLPGLELGDETVLGAGAVATRPLDGMATYVGVPARRLPSTKGPAH, from the coding sequence GTGGCCGCCGTCAGCGACAGCGGTCTGCCGGTGGAACCGGTCGCCGGCTCGCCCGAGGCCGAAGCCTTCAGGAACCTGGACGGCACTCTGCCGCGGTGGTTCACCGCGGACGACGAGGGTGTCGATTTCGCCGTCGCCGAGGGACTGGCCATCACGATCGGCATCGGCGCCAATGGGGTGCGCCGCAGGATCGCGGACCGTCTGCTCGCGGACCCCCGCCTGTCCGCGCTCGCCCCGGCCCTCGTCGCCCGGAGCGCGACCGTCGATGTGACGGCGGAACTCGGCGCTTACACGCAGGTCGCCGAGCACGCGCACGTCGGACCCCTCTCCCAGGTGGGGACGGCCGTCATCGTGAACACCGCCGCCGTGGTGGAACACGACTGCTTCGTCGGTGCCGGGACGCACCTCGCGCCAGGCTCGGTTCTCCTGGGCGCGGTCCGCGTGGGATCCGGGGCCTTCCTCGGTTCGGGCTCCCGGGTCCTCCCGGGCCTTGAGCTGGGTGATGAGACGGTCCTCGGGGCCGGCGCCGTGGCGACCCGGCCACTGGACGGTATGGCAACATATGTGGGAGTGCCCGCCCGGCGGCTCCCCTCTACGAAAGGCCCAGCACATTGA
- a CDS encoding Gfo/Idh/MocA family protein, with protein sequence MTFTSYLDGSSAAGELEAPRLSPGADRGLRVLVRGSGSIGARHLRVLAGLGVDRLYVWPVRPGMVVGDRPDIPPTAEVVDRYPEEPLDLVVIATDTRRHIEDTLEALEHSPSAILLEKPVAPDVEQAARLLSRPLAGIISVSAPLRFHQGFAVASELLPRLGRITSAQVVSQSWLPSWRPQRDFRSSYSARREDGGALRDLVHDIDYPCQLLGVPEQLKATLGQGILGIEAEEAADLLWNTPAAVHVRLDYVTPVKTRGIRIATALGALSWDVVTHRVSLEWPGAVGSAIDRSERLFPADSDVDTILGRQTLAILQRSGLDAGTSMNRFRPASLLEGVQAVAVCDAARRSDRSAGAETVVW encoded by the coding sequence ATGACGTTCACATCATACTTGGATGGCTCCTCTGCGGCCGGGGAACTGGAAGCCCCACGGCTCTCCCCCGGCGCGGACCGCGGCCTGCGGGTCCTGGTCAGAGGCAGTGGATCGATCGGCGCCCGGCATCTCCGGGTGCTGGCGGGACTCGGCGTCGACCGGCTCTACGTGTGGCCGGTGCGGCCCGGGATGGTGGTGGGCGACCGGCCTGACATCCCCCCGACGGCGGAGGTGGTGGACCGCTACCCGGAGGAGCCCCTGGACCTGGTCGTGATCGCGACCGACACCAGGCGCCACATCGAGGACACGCTCGAGGCTCTGGAGCACTCGCCGTCGGCGATCCTCCTCGAAAAGCCTGTGGCCCCCGACGTCGAGCAGGCGGCTCGCCTGCTCAGTCGCCCGCTGGCCGGCATCATCTCGGTCAGCGCCCCGCTCCGCTTCCACCAGGGCTTCGCGGTCGCCTCCGAGCTCCTGCCCCGCCTCGGCAGGATCACGAGCGCCCAGGTGGTCTCGCAGTCGTGGCTCCCCTCGTGGCGTCCTCAGCGGGACTTCCGCAGCAGCTACTCCGCACGCAGGGAGGATGGCGGCGCACTCCGCGATCTGGTCCACGACATCGACTACCCCTGCCAGCTCCTGGGCGTTCCCGAACAGCTCAAGGCCACCCTGGGCCAGGGGATCCTCGGCATCGAAGCCGAGGAAGCCGCTGATCTTCTCTGGAACACGCCCGCGGCCGTCCATGTCCGGCTGGATTACGTCACTCCGGTGAAGACGCGCGGAATCCGGATCGCGACCGCACTCGGAGCTCTCAGCTGGGACGTCGTGACTCATCGCGTCAGCCTTGAATGGCCGGGGGCGGTGGGCAGTGCCATCGACCGGTCCGAGCGGCTCTTCCCCGCGGACTCCGACGTTGATACGATCCTGGGCCGGCAGACCCTGGCGATTCTTCAGAGGTCCGGCCTGGATGCCGGGACCTCCATGAACCGCTTCCGTCCGGCGAGCCTCCTCGAGGGCGTTCAGGCCGTGGCGGTGTGCGATGCGGCGCGGCGCTCCGACCGGTCCGCAGGCGCCGAAACGGTAGTGTGGTGA
- a CDS encoding acylneuraminate cytidylyltransferase family protein, with protein sequence MNENPSRPKVLAVIPARGGSKGLPGKNIRPLLGKPLLAHSVALAGLLGDDVRCIVSTDDEGIAAVAREAGAEVPFMRPAEFASDTAPMSVVLRHALSSMEELDGTSYDMVLLLDPTSPTRTPESVRAAIDSLAGSPELDGVIAVSEPFFNPTWVGVKPAEDGGSHLERYFSEGTGVVRRQDVPRFMRINGSFYVWRSDFVRRLENSWFDEGKHGYAEIPETHAFSIDDESEFRLVEAVVGAGLASLPGITPQQAAQHATAVQAASEGAQA encoded by the coding sequence ATGAATGAGAATCCGTCCAGGCCCAAGGTGCTCGCGGTGATTCCTGCACGAGGCGGGTCCAAGGGACTTCCCGGCAAGAACATCCGTCCGCTCCTGGGCAAGCCTCTCCTCGCGCATTCGGTGGCGCTGGCCGGCCTTCTGGGTGATGATGTCCGCTGCATCGTCTCGACCGATGACGAGGGCATCGCGGCGGTCGCACGCGAGGCGGGCGCGGAGGTGCCCTTCATGCGGCCCGCCGAGTTCGCCAGCGACACGGCCCCCATGAGCGTCGTGCTCCGGCACGCGCTGTCCTCCATGGAGGAACTGGACGGCACGTCCTATGACATGGTCCTGCTGCTGGACCCCACCAGCCCCACCCGGACCCCCGAGAGCGTCCGGGCGGCCATCGATTCCCTGGCCGGGTCCCCCGAACTGGACGGCGTGATAGCGGTGTCGGAACCGTTCTTCAACCCGACCTGGGTGGGCGTGAAGCCCGCCGAGGACGGCGGCTCCCACCTGGAGCGCTACTTCAGCGAGGGCACCGGCGTGGTCCGCCGGCAGGACGTGCCGCGGTTCATGCGCATCAACGGCAGCTTCTACGTCTGGCGCTCGGACTTCGTCCGCCGTCTGGAGAACAGCTGGTTCGACGAGGGCAAGCACGGGTACGCCGAGATCCCCGAGACCCACGCCTTCAGCATCGACGACGAAAGCGAGTTCCGTCTGGTCGAGGCGGTGGTCGGCGCAGGGCTGGCCTCGCTCCCGGGGATCACCCCGCAGCAGGCGGCACAGCACGCGACGGCAGTCCAGGCAGCGAGCGAAGGAGCACAGGCATGA
- a CDS encoding SDR family oxidoreductase, with amino-acid sequence MTPQDSLFSLRGRRALVTGGSGPLGSVLADALAGQGSDVIISDVDPEACQRVAEEIAERHGVRTWGIASNLLSAEGTTELVEAIDGPLDILVNNAAFTGTSGVPGYAVPFEEQSDEAFELASSLNLRAPFSLARQLAPRLSASPGGSIINVSSIYGLVGPNMGLYEGTRMGNPAAYGATKGGIVQLTRYLSTVLAPNVRVNAFAPGGIARGQDDSFTERYEKLTPLGRMATEDDFRGVVVWLASDASRYVTGQTIAVDGGWSSW; translated from the coding sequence ATGACCCCTCAGGATTCCCTCTTCTCCCTCCGGGGTCGCCGCGCACTCGTCACGGGTGGCAGCGGCCCTCTGGGCAGCGTGCTCGCCGACGCCCTGGCCGGCCAGGGCAGCGACGTCATCATCTCCGACGTCGATCCGGAGGCCTGCCAGCGGGTGGCCGAGGAGATCGCGGAGCGCCATGGCGTCCGGACGTGGGGCATCGCGTCCAATCTGCTCAGCGCCGAAGGCACCACTGAGCTCGTGGAGGCCATCGACGGCCCGCTGGACATCCTCGTGAACAACGCGGCGTTCACCGGCACCTCGGGCGTGCCGGGGTACGCGGTCCCGTTCGAGGAACAGAGTGATGAGGCGTTCGAGCTCGCCTCCTCCCTGAACCTGCGGGCCCCGTTCTCCCTCGCCCGCCAGCTCGCCCCCCGCCTCTCAGCCAGCCCCGGCGGATCCATCATCAACGTCTCGTCGATCTACGGCCTCGTCGGTCCGAACATGGGCCTCTACGAGGGCACCCGGATGGGCAATCCCGCGGCCTACGGTGCGACCAAGGGCGGCATCGTGCAGCTCACCCGGTACCTCTCGACCGTGCTGGCGCCGAACGTCCGCGTCAACGCGTTCGCTCCCGGCGGCATCGCCCGAGGCCAGGACGACAGCTTCACCGAGCGCTACGAGAAGCTCACCCCCCTGGGGCGGATGGCCACCGAGGATGACTTCCGCGGCGTCGTCGTCTGGCTCGCCTCGGATGCCTCGCGCTATGTGACCGGGCAGACGATCGCCGTCGACGGCGGCTGGAGCAGCTGGTAG
- a CDS encoding glycosyltransferase family 2 protein, translating into MTIDVMLPYYGDVAMMKAAVDSVLAQDDKDFRFTIVDDGYPDESLPAYFNGLVEGDDRVRYYRNEENLGANGNYKKCIGLVEHDIVIIMGADDIMLPNYLSTVRKAFQDPSVSIVQPGVEVIDENGAVYEPLGDKVKTYLRHKLVGGSSEAVVEGEAIAESLMVGDWLYFPSVAWRSEAVKHHDFRPQYNVVQDLALATDIILSGGRMAVVSTVCFQYRRHRESDSSVRALDGRRFAEERAFFDECVRDFTAKWLAAGRPRRQVAPDVPPQRGLPDPEGHLQGHVARPAQARRARSPSLISDVDAPTGPFTNPAAHFRCPPPDL; encoded by the coding sequence GTGACGATTGATGTAATGCTGCCGTACTACGGCGACGTGGCCATGATGAAGGCCGCCGTGGATTCGGTGCTGGCCCAGGACGATAAGGACTTCCGGTTCACGATCGTCGACGACGGCTACCCGGACGAGAGCCTCCCGGCCTACTTCAACGGCCTGGTCGAGGGCGACGACCGCGTCCGGTACTACCGGAACGAGGAGAACCTCGGGGCCAACGGCAACTACAAGAAGTGCATCGGCCTCGTGGAGCACGACATCGTGATCATCATGGGCGCCGACGACATCATGCTGCCCAACTACCTGAGCACGGTCCGCAAGGCGTTCCAGGACCCGTCCGTCAGCATCGTGCAGCCCGGCGTCGAGGTCATCGATGAGAACGGCGCCGTCTACGAGCCGCTCGGCGACAAGGTGAAGACCTACCTCCGCCACAAGCTCGTCGGCGGCAGCAGCGAGGCCGTCGTCGAGGGCGAAGCGATCGCCGAGAGCCTCATGGTGGGCGACTGGCTGTACTTCCCGTCGGTGGCGTGGCGCTCCGAGGCCGTCAAGCACCACGATTTCCGTCCCCAGTACAACGTGGTCCAGGACCTCGCGCTGGCGACCGACATCATCCTGTCCGGTGGCCGCATGGCCGTGGTCTCCACGGTCTGCTTCCAGTACCGCCGCCACCGTGAGTCCGACTCGTCGGTCCGTGCGCTCGACGGCCGCCGCTTCGCCGAGGAGCGCGCCTTCTTCGACGAGTGCGTCCGTGACTTCACGGCCAAGTGGCTGGCCGCAGGCCGCCCGCGCCGCCAAGTGGCACCTGACGTCCCGCCTCAACGCGGCCTCCCTGACCCCGAAGGTCATCTCCAAGGGCATGTGGCCCGGCCTGCGCAAGCTCGCCGCGCACGCAGTCCGTCCCTGATCTCCGACGTTGATGCGCCGACTGGACCGTTCACGAATCCGGCGGCGCATTTTCGTTGTCCGCCCCCAGACCTCTGA
- a CDS encoding DUF2304 domain-containing protein, whose translation MSVAVSLVLSILMVIVVLVMLRNGRLREKYAILWLVIGGLTIILGLFPHLLNWAASLVGVVVPSNLLFALSILLLVGVSLHVSRELTILEDETRILAEEVAILRCSVEQLQRDVHASQTLAPDSQAATQPSLLAREEDK comes from the coding sequence ATGAGTGTCGCAGTGTCGTTGGTCCTGTCCATCCTGATGGTCATCGTCGTTCTGGTCATGCTCCGGAACGGACGCCTCCGTGAGAAGTACGCCATTCTCTGGCTGGTCATCGGTGGCCTCACCATCATCCTCGGGCTGTTCCCGCACCTTCTGAACTGGGCCGCCTCGCTGGTGGGCGTGGTCGTGCCGTCGAACCTGCTGTTCGCGCTGTCGATCCTGCTCCTGGTGGGCGTGAGCCTGCACGTGTCCCGAGAACTGACCATCCTCGAGGACGAGACCCGCATCCTCGCGGAAGAGGTCGCCATCCTTCGCTGCTCCGTGGAGCAGCTCCAGCGTGATGTCCACGCTTCCCAGACCCTGGCCCCGGATTCCCAGGCCGCCACTCAGCCAAGCCTTCTAGCGAGAGAAGAAGACAAGTGA
- a CDS encoding glycosyltransferase family 2 protein gives MPAWNEAEAIGDTIRNVLAVVPQHDVLVVDDGSKDDTPRIAAEAGATVLRLPFNLGVGGAMRAGFKYALRNRYRAVIQVDADGQHDPHDIDRVLAGLEHADISIGARFAGRGSYGAKGPRRWAMFFLAKVISGVAHTQLTDVTSGFRAANERAIRQYISHFPTEYLGDTIDSLVVAIKSGCKVTQIPVEMKERQAGTPSQSPLKSSIYLARSGLVLCFALARRRTPRPLELHAPQSGDIAGEGSV, from the coding sequence ATGCCAGCGTGGAACGAAGCCGAGGCGATCGGTGACACCATCCGAAATGTGCTTGCTGTGGTTCCCCAGCACGATGTCCTGGTGGTCGATGACGGCTCCAAGGATGACACGCCGAGGATCGCCGCGGAGGCAGGGGCCACGGTTCTCCGGCTCCCCTTCAACCTCGGTGTCGGCGGCGCCATGCGTGCCGGGTTCAAGTACGCGCTCCGCAACAGGTACCGCGCGGTCATCCAGGTCGACGCCGACGGTCAGCACGATCCGCATGACATCGACCGGGTGCTCGCGGGCCTCGAACATGCGGACATCTCGATCGGCGCCCGTTTCGCCGGCCGCGGCAGCTACGGCGCCAAGGGCCCGCGCCGCTGGGCTATGTTCTTCCTCGCGAAGGTGATCTCCGGCGTCGCGCACACGCAGCTCACGGATGTGACGTCCGGGTTCCGCGCTGCCAACGAGCGGGCCATCCGGCAGTACATCTCGCATTTCCCCACCGAATACCTCGGTGACACGATCGACTCCCTCGTAGTGGCCATCAAGTCCGGCTGCAAGGTGACGCAGATCCCCGTGGAGATGAAGGAGCGCCAGGCCGGCACGCCGAGCCAGAGCCCTCTGAAGTCGTCCATCTACCTGGCCCGTTCGGGTCTGGTCCTGTGCTTCGCACTGGCCCGGCGCAGGACCCCGCGCCCGCTGGAGCTGCACGCACCACAGTCGGGCGACATCGCCGGAGAGGGAAGTGTCTGA
- a CDS encoding DUF6541 family protein produces MSWWEAVPTLGLAIVVFVVPGLALLIASGVRGLNLAALSVPTTATIVACGGVVFGILRIPFNPLTILALTLVLVAIALAGRAVIRRRRLVAAGAGLRDSASEAVREANPRLLAWLIPLAVAVPAIIITARYMSGFGTPESFSETFDNIYHLNAIRYIAETQSANSLTIGNLTDSSKALYPVGMHAMVALVYMMGAPSIMVALNWSTIIFAALVWPISCIFLMSRIIGFRPFGLLTAGVLSAGFSSFPYLMVAFGVLYPNHAALTMLPAVLGLLIESTNITSEKLRLHIPAFLALIVTVPGLSLTHPSALVALLMFGCPVALALLLRILKRAVARELSGRQLVLWLGLIVGYFLVTLALWVVARPPASAASWAPIQSNADAVGEVLTSAPMGTTVAWILFILTLAGLYTIARNFRSMWWILLIYVIAATLFLIVSAWPAGQFRFFMTGVWYSDSNRFAAMLPMATLPIVVIGAEAIILKVIEWGRALKTAPAASEPGASPVRAPLARLVQRLSPKTLTVAATVLLVILGLATQGGSLAPVQEKLTTTFLTKSDTSLVNSDELALLKQLDQLVPEGDMIVGNPRTGASLAFAFSGRKVVAPHILGARSDEERLLMDHWSEAAYNDAVCPVIKEKRAYWGLDFADSEMVPRSEPLEGTRDLADDSAPGVKLVKAVGSARLFKMTACG; encoded by the coding sequence ATGTCCTGGTGGGAAGCCGTCCCCACGCTCGGTTTGGCCATCGTCGTATTCGTGGTGCCAGGTCTAGCGTTGCTCATAGCCAGCGGAGTCAGGGGATTGAACCTCGCGGCACTCTCCGTGCCGACGACGGCGACCATCGTCGCGTGCGGCGGAGTCGTCTTCGGAATCCTCCGGATTCCGTTCAATCCGCTCACGATCCTCGCCCTCACCCTCGTGCTCGTCGCCATCGCGCTGGCGGGCCGCGCCGTGATCCGGCGCCGGCGCCTCGTCGCCGCGGGAGCCGGCCTCCGCGACTCGGCGTCTGAAGCCGTGAGGGAAGCGAACCCCCGCCTTCTCGCCTGGCTGATCCCTCTCGCCGTCGCGGTTCCCGCGATCATCATCACAGCCCGGTACATGAGCGGCTTCGGGACGCCGGAGTCCTTCTCCGAAACGTTCGACAACATCTACCACCTGAACGCGATCCGCTACATCGCCGAGACCCAGTCGGCGAACTCGCTGACGATCGGCAATCTGACGGACTCCTCGAAGGCGCTCTACCCGGTCGGCATGCATGCCATGGTCGCCCTGGTCTACATGATGGGCGCTCCGTCGATCATGGTCGCGCTGAACTGGTCGACCATCATCTTCGCGGCCCTCGTCTGGCCGATCTCTTGCATCTTCCTGATGAGCCGCATCATCGGGTTCCGCCCCTTCGGCCTCCTCACCGCCGGTGTGCTGTCGGCAGGGTTCAGCAGCTTCCCATATCTCATGGTCGCCTTCGGCGTGTTGTACCCCAATCACGCGGCCCTGACGATGCTGCCCGCCGTCCTGGGCCTGCTGATCGAGTCCACGAACATCACGTCGGAGAAGCTCCGGCTGCACATCCCGGCATTCCTGGCCCTGATCGTGACGGTCCCTGGACTCTCACTGACCCACCCGAGCGCCCTGGTGGCCCTGCTGATGTTCGGCTGCCCGGTGGCGCTGGCCCTGCTCCTCCGCATCCTCAAGCGCGCCGTGGCCCGCGAACTGAGCGGCCGGCAGCTCGTGCTGTGGCTCGGCCTCATCGTCGGCTATTTCCTTGTGACCCTGGCGCTCTGGGTCGTGGCACGCCCGCCGGCCAGCGCGGCCAGCTGGGCGCCGATCCAGAGCAACGCGGACGCCGTCGGCGAGGTCCTCACCAGTGCGCCGATGGGCACCACCGTCGCCTGGATCCTCTTCATCCTCACGCTGGCGGGCCTCTACACGATCGCCCGGAACTTCCGCTCCATGTGGTGGATCCTCCTGATCTACGTGATCGCGGCCACGCTGTTCCTCATCGTCTCCGCCTGGCCGGCCGGCCAGTTCCGCTTCTTCATGACGGGTGTCTGGTACTCGGACAGCAACCGCTTCGCGGCCATGCTCCCGATGGCGACGCTCCCCATCGTCGTCATCGGGGCCGAGGCGATCATCCTCAAGGTCATCGAATGGGGCCGTGCGCTCAAGACCGCCCCGGCAGCCTCCGAGCCCGGCGCGAGCCCGGTGCGTGCGCCTCTCGCCCGCCTGGTGCAGAGGCTCTCCCCCAAGACCCTGACGGTCGCGGCCACGGTCCTGCTGGTGATCCTGGGTCTTGCCACCCAGGGCGGTTCCCTCGCGCCCGTCCAGGAGAAGCTCACGACCACCTTCCTCACCAAGAGCGACACGTCCCTGGTGAACTCGGACGAGCTGGCGCTGCTGAAGCAGCTCGACCAGCTGGTCCCCGAGGGCGACATGATCGTCGGCAACCCGCGGACGGGCGCCTCGCTCGCCTTCGCCTTCAGCGGGCGCAAGGTGGTGGCCCCCCACATCCTCGGCGCACGCAGCGACGAGGAACGGCTCCTCATGGATCACTGGAGCGAGGCCGCGTACAACGACGCCGTCTGCCCGGTGATCAAGGAGAAGCGGGCCTACTGGGGTCTGGACTTCGCCGACTCCGAGATGGTGCCGCGCAGCGAACCGCTCGAAGGGACACGGGACCTCGCGGACGACTCCGCCCCCGGGGTGAAGCTCGTGAAGGCCGTCGGCTCAGCACGGCTGTTCAAGATGACTGCCTGCGGCTGA
- a CDS encoding acyltransferase family protein yields the protein MTQDAPTLAPATEKPKKPQGKFRTDIQALRALAVAAVVVNHLWPAALPGGYVGVDIFFVISGFLITRHLVGELRGTGRVRFAAFYARRMRRLLPAALLVSVVGLVASWFILPYSRWLDVAWETLAASFYGENWMLAAKSIDYSADHELATPVQHYWSLSVEEQFYLIWPLLLAGAFLLALRLRKQPLRLLSLVMGVVFAASLAYSVYFTATSKNEAYFVTTTRAWEFALGGLLAIVTFALSGRGARAHDAEPPAAAQRWMGALGFAGVAALVYSLATFSTETDFPGFMALIPVLGTGAIVLSGSVLGRSALPWVGFRPVQFLGDISYSLYLWHWPLIILAMPLLGRELGNREKVVIAVLAIILAFLTKRYVEDPGRTRLFRNRKARVTILAGFGTMAVAGALSVAMVFSAGQAEKMEQEQLAQLAKSPCYGAASLLKGSSCPNKYGPPDAQNIGKAESPYFAVPGCRGAADPLVVQGVSYLQECDFSQGKADAKDVWFIGDSHAEQWKSVFFDLARKQQWKVRMSLAGGCSLADVRRVAFMDAPRLDATSQRKCLDWSRQVSDRIMKQRPELVVASTFSAKETIDDGTGRDQLSQYHSSTERRIAKWAQNGTRVIIVRDPPLTLGKSTPTCVLNNKGNALACATERAKALVADPTAQAAEKLQVRNLKVLDMTDQFCDDSRCYAVTGGLFVYFDNNHLTRSYVESLAPVFERRLLGLAQGA from the coding sequence ATGACGCAGGACGCACCCACCCTGGCGCCGGCGACCGAGAAGCCGAAGAAGCCCCAGGGGAAGTTCCGCACCGACATCCAGGCCCTGCGCGCCCTGGCCGTGGCCGCCGTCGTCGTCAACCATCTCTGGCCCGCCGCGCTGCCCGGCGGCTATGTGGGCGTCGACATCTTCTTCGTGATCTCGGGCTTCCTGATCACCCGTCATCTGGTGGGCGAACTGCGGGGGACCGGCAGGGTCCGCTTCGCCGCGTTCTACGCCCGCCGTATGCGCCGGCTCCTGCCGGCGGCCCTGCTGGTCTCGGTGGTCGGGCTGGTGGCGTCCTGGTTCATCCTGCCGTATTCGCGCTGGCTCGACGTGGCGTGGGAAACGCTGGCCGCGTCCTTCTACGGCGAGAACTGGATGCTGGCCGCGAAGTCGATCGACTACTCGGCCGATCACGAGCTGGCCACGCCGGTGCAGCACTACTGGTCCCTCTCCGTGGAGGAGCAGTTCTACCTGATCTGGCCGCTGCTGCTGGCGGGGGCCTTCCTGCTGGCTCTGCGTCTGCGCAAGCAGCCTCTGCGTCTGCTGAGCCTGGTCATGGGCGTGGTGTTCGCCGCCTCCCTGGCCTACAGCGTCTACTTCACCGCCACCAGCAAGAACGAGGCGTACTTCGTCACCACCACCCGGGCGTGGGAGTTCGCCCTGGGCGGTCTGCTCGCGATCGTCACCTTCGCCCTGTCAGGCCGTGGCGCCCGTGCCCACGACGCCGAGCCGCCGGCCGCGGCGCAGCGGTGGATGGGCGCGCTGGGATTCGCCGGTGTGGCCGCGCTGGTCTACTCCCTCGCGACCTTCAGCACGGAGACGGATTTCCCCGGCTTCATGGCCTTGATCCCCGTGCTCGGCACCGGGGCGATCGTGCTGTCCGGGTCCGTCCTCGGCCGGAGCGCGCTCCCGTGGGTGGGATTCCGGCCCGTCCAGTTCCTGGGAGACATCTCGTACTCCTTGTACCTCTGGCACTGGCCCCTGATCATCCTGGCGATGCCCCTGCTCGGTCGGGAGCTGGGGAACCGGGAGAAGGTGGTGATCGCGGTCCTGGCGATCATCCTGGCGTTCCTGACCAAGCGGTACGTGGAGGATCCAGGCCGGACCCGGCTGTTCCGGAACCGGAAGGCCCGCGTCACCATCCTCGCCGGGTTCGGCACGATGGCCGTCGCCGGGGCCCTTTCCGTCGCCATGGTCTTCTCCGCCGGTCAGGCCGAGAAGATGGAGCAGGAACAGCTCGCCCAGCTGGCGAAGTCGCCGTGCTATGGCGCTGCGAGCCTTCTCAAAGGTTCTTCCTGCCCGAACAAGTACGGCCCTCCCGACGCGCAGAACATCGGCAAGGCCGAGTCCCCCTACTTCGCGGTGCCCGGCTGCCGTGGTGCGGCTGATCCGCTGGTCGTCCAGGGCGTGTCCTACCTGCAGGAGTGCGATTTCTCCCAGGGCAAGGCGGACGCCAAGGACGTGTGGTTCATCGGGGACTCCCACGCCGAGCAGTGGAAGTCGGTCTTCTTCGATCTGGCGCGCAAACAGCAGTGGAAGGTGCGGATGAGCCTCGCCGGGGGATGCTCCCTCGCGGACGTCCGCCGCGTGGCCTTCATGGATGCGCCGCGGCTCGACGCCACGAGCCAGCGCAAGTGCCTGGACTGGAGCCGTCAGGTCTCCGACCGGATCATGAAGCAGCGCCCTGAATTGGTGGTCGCCTCGACGTTCTCCGCGAAGGAGACGATCGACGACGGCACGGGGCGCGATCAGCTGAGCCAGTACCACTCCAGCACGGAGCGGCGCATCGCCAAGTGGGCCCAGAACGGCACCCGGGTGATCATCGTGCGGGATCCTCCGCTGACGCTCGGCAAGAGCACCCCGACCTGCGTGCTCAACAACAAGGGCAACGCCCTCGCCTGTGCCACGGAACGCGCCAAGGCGCTCGTGGCTGACCCGACCGCTCAGGCGGCCGAGAAGCTCCAGGTGCGGAATCTGAAGGTGCTGGACATGACCGACCAGTTCTGCGACGACTCCCGCTGTTACGCGGTCACGGGTGGGCTTTTCGTCTACTTCGACAACAATCACCTCACCAGGAGCTATGTTGAAAGCCTTGCACCCGTGTTCGAGCGGAGGCTCCTGGGCCTCGCGCAAGGGGCATAG